One Pseudoalteromonas sp. UG3-2 DNA window includes the following coding sequences:
- the exaC gene encoding acetaldehyde dehydrogenase ExaC: MIYADPNTDGAVVNFKSQYENFIAGQWQPPVSGNYFDNISPVNGKAFCKIPRSDHQDIALALDAAHEAKSAWGKTSVTERSNTLLKIADRIDANLEYLAVAETWDNGKAVRETLAADVPLAADHFRYFAGCIRAQEGAIGEIDETTVAYHFHEPLGVVGQIIPWNFPLLMAAWKLAPALAAGNCVVLKPAEQTPVSILLFMELIADLLPDGVVNIVNGFGAEAGEALATSDRIAKIAFTGSTPVGSKILECAAKNIIPSTVELGGKSPNIFFSDVMQADDEYLSKCIEGAVLAYFNQGEVCTCPSRLFVQEDIYDDFIAKVVARTQAIKRGNPLDTDTMVGAQASKAQFDKILSYIDIGKQEGAEVLIGGGVEQLSGDHQAGYYIQPTLLKGHNQMRVFQEEIFGPVISLSTFKDEQEALELANSSEFGLGAGVWTRDMNRAYHFGRNIEAGRVWTNCYHMYPAHAAFGGYKKSGIGRETHKKALDHYQQTKNMLVSYSTSPLGFF, translated from the coding sequence ATGATATACGCAGATCCGAACACCGATGGTGCCGTAGTTAATTTTAAGTCACAGTATGAAAACTTTATCGCGGGACAATGGCAACCGCCCGTGTCGGGAAATTACTTTGATAATATTAGCCCGGTTAATGGCAAAGCGTTTTGCAAAATTCCACGCTCAGATCATCAAGATATTGCATTAGCGCTGGATGCCGCCCATGAGGCGAAATCGGCTTGGGGAAAAACCAGTGTCACTGAGCGCAGTAATACGTTATTAAAAATTGCCGACAGAATTGACGCCAATCTTGAATACCTTGCCGTTGCTGAGACTTGGGACAATGGTAAGGCGGTGCGCGAGACACTGGCAGCTGATGTGCCATTGGCGGCGGACCATTTTCGTTACTTTGCCGGTTGCATCCGTGCCCAAGAGGGGGCGATTGGCGAGATTGATGAGACCACCGTCGCCTATCACTTTCATGAACCGCTAGGCGTGGTCGGGCAAATTATCCCATGGAACTTTCCCTTACTGATGGCAGCGTGGAAGCTCGCTCCAGCATTGGCTGCAGGCAATTGTGTGGTACTTAAGCCAGCTGAGCAAACTCCTGTATCTATCTTACTATTTATGGAGCTGATAGCGGATCTGCTGCCAGATGGTGTGGTTAATATTGTTAATGGCTTTGGCGCTGAAGCAGGCGAAGCGCTGGCAACCAGCGATAGAATCGCCAAAATTGCATTTACCGGTTCAACGCCAGTGGGCTCGAAAATTCTCGAGTGTGCGGCTAAAAACATCATTCCTTCCACGGTGGAGCTTGGCGGCAAGTCACCAAATATTTTCTTCAGTGACGTCATGCAAGCCGACGATGAGTATTTAAGTAAATGCATCGAAGGTGCGGTGTTAGCTTACTTTAACCAAGGTGAGGTATGCACTTGTCCGTCGCGTTTATTTGTGCAAGAAGACATTTATGACGACTTTATTGCCAAGGTAGTGGCTCGTACGCAGGCAATAAAACGGGGCAACCCATTAGATACTGACACCATGGTTGGGGCGCAGGCATCAAAAGCACAGTTCGATAAAATCTTGAGCTACATCGATATCGGTAAGCAAGAAGGAGCTGAGGTGTTGATTGGCGGAGGAGTGGAGCAACTGAGCGGCGATCATCAGGCAGGTTATTATATTCAACCGACCTTGCTAAAAGGCCACAATCAGATGCGCGTATTCCAAGAAGAAATTTTTGGTCCGGTGATCTCCTTGTCGACCTTTAAAGATGAGCAAGAAGCACTGGAGCTGGCTAACAGCTCTGAGTTTGGACTCGGTGCCGGAGTTTGGACCAGAGACATGAATCGCGCTTATCACTTTGGCCGCAATATTGAAGCGGGTAGGGTATGGACAAACTGTTACCACATGTACCCAGCGCACGCGGCGTTTGGTGGTTATAAAAAGTCAGGGATCGGTAGAGAAACCCATAAAAAAGCACTTGATCATTACCAGCAGACGAAAAACATGTTGGTAAGTTACAGTACCAGCCCTCTGGGTTTCTTTTAA
- a CDS encoding MFS transporter, translating to MNRARIILAMAASYFLFAILLNSVGTVILQSIHSFNVSKAEAATLEAFKDLPIAIVSFLVASFIPRVGFKIALTLVLVLVSLVCALTPIIAEFWVLKLVFAAVGSAFAVVKVSVYALVGQVTEGSNQHSSLLNFIEGVFMLGVLGGYWVFAAFIDTSTLEPSWLHVYFVLAVLSAITAFIVWISPIAKPERQQVTESPLQAFLSMLKLVAKPLVLVFVISAFLYVLIEQSIGTWLPTFNNEILALPVDISVQITSVFAACLALGRLGAGAILTKVHWYIVLNVCVFAMAALVLLTLPMTELVDQTPIQSLFDAPLVAFLMPLIGLFMAPIYPVINSVMLSSLPTTQHAAMTGLIVVFSALGGSTGSMITGIVFEQFGGQQAFYGALVPMAIIVVCLFFFKIMSDSTKLAQDKANLQHEVS from the coding sequence ATGAACCGAGCACGCATCATTCTCGCTATGGCAGCAAGTTACTTCCTCTTTGCTATTTTGCTCAATAGCGTGGGTACAGTAATTTTGCAATCGATTCATAGTTTTAATGTCAGTAAAGCGGAAGCGGCGACGCTAGAGGCGTTTAAAGATCTGCCCATCGCCATTGTGTCTTTCTTAGTGGCCTCCTTTATCCCTCGGGTGGGCTTTAAAATTGCCCTTACGCTGGTTTTAGTGCTGGTGAGCTTAGTGTGCGCGCTCACTCCGATTATTGCTGAGTTTTGGGTATTAAAGTTGGTTTTCGCTGCGGTTGGATCTGCGTTTGCGGTGGTTAAGGTATCGGTGTACGCCTTAGTGGGGCAAGTAACCGAGGGCAGTAATCAGCACTCTAGCTTACTCAACTTCATTGAAGGCGTCTTTATGCTCGGGGTACTGGGTGGTTATTGGGTGTTTGCTGCTTTTATTGACACCAGCACCTTAGAGCCCAGTTGGTTACATGTCTATTTTGTTTTAGCTGTGCTCAGTGCTATCACGGCGTTTATTGTTTGGATCTCGCCTATCGCTAAGCCAGAGCGGCAACAAGTCACCGAATCGCCTCTGCAAGCGTTCTTATCCATGCTTAAGCTGGTGGCCAAGCCATTGGTGTTAGTCTTTGTTATTTCAGCATTTTTATACGTGCTCATTGAACAAAGCATTGGCACTTGGCTGCCAACGTTTAACAATGAAATTTTAGCGCTACCGGTGGATATTAGCGTACAAATCACCAGTGTTTTTGCTGCTTGCTTAGCGCTTGGGCGCCTAGGTGCAGGGGCAATATTAACCAAAGTGCATTGGTACATCGTATTAAATGTCTGCGTGTTTGCCATGGCGGCATTGGTGTTATTAACCTTACCCATGACTGAGCTGGTTGATCAAACGCCCATTCAGTCCCTCTTCGATGCCCCTTTAGTGGCGTTTCTAATGCCCCTAATAGGTTTATTTATGGCGCCTATTTATCCGGTTATTAATTCGGTGATGCTCAGCAGCTTGCCCACCACTCAACACGCCGCGATGACTGGACTAATTGTGGTGTTCTCGGCTCTAGGCGGCAGCACCGGCTCAATGATAACCGGGATCGTATTTGAACAATTCGGTGGACAGCAAGCGTTTTATGGTGCACTGGTGCCCATGGCTATCATTGTTGTGTGCTTGTTCTTTTTTAAAATTATGAGTGATTCAACCAAATTGGCACAGGATAAAGCCAATCTGCAACATGAAGTGAGTTAA
- a CDS encoding class II glutamine amidotransferase, whose product MCELLGMSANVPTDICFSFSGLLERGGNTGPHKDGWGITFYEGKGCRTFKDPEPSCQSEIAKLVKAYPIKSVSVISHIRQGNRGRTCLENTHPFTRELWGREITYAHNGQLSDYKDLKSEFYRPVGNTDSELAFCWILDKVREKYPSRPKNMVSVFRYIAKLAHTLRAKGVFNMLITDGIYVLAYCTNNLHWITRRAPFGKATLIDADMVVDFQQETTPDDVVTVIATRPLTNDEQWQKLEPGEFALFKLGEKV is encoded by the coding sequence ATGTGTGAGCTACTAGGGATGTCAGCAAACGTCCCCACCGATATTTGTTTTAGCTTTTCTGGCTTGTTAGAGCGCGGTGGCAACACCGGTCCCCATAAAGATGGCTGGGGGATCACGTTTTATGAGGGCAAAGGCTGTCGTACCTTCAAAGATCCTGAGCCCAGTTGTCAGTCAGAAATCGCGAAACTGGTTAAGGCGTATCCCATTAAGAGCGTGTCGGTGATAAGCCATATTCGCCAGGGCAATCGTGGCCGCACCTGCCTAGAGAACACTCACCCATTTACACGTGAGCTGTGGGGACGTGAGATTACCTATGCTCACAATGGCCAGCTTTCTGATTATAAAGACCTTAAAAGCGAGTTTTATCGCCCCGTAGGTAATACCGATAGCGAATTGGCGTTTTGTTGGATTTTAGACAAGGTGAGAGAAAAGTACCCAAGCCGGCCAAAAAATATGGTCTCGGTGTTTCGCTATATTGCTAAGCTTGCCCACACCCTACGTGCCAAAGGGGTGTTTAATATGCTGATCACCGATGGTATTTATGTGCTTGCTTACTGCACCAATAACCTACATTGGATCACCAGACGTGCGCCTTTTGGTAAGGCAACGTTAATCGATGCCGATATGGTGGTGGATTTTCAGCAGGAAACAACGCCAGATGATGTGGTTACCGTCATCGCTACTCGGCCACTAACCAACGACGAGCAATGGCAAAAGCTCGAGCCCGGTGAATTTGCTTTGTTTAAACTAGGTGAAAAAGTATAA
- a CDS encoding TonB-dependent receptor, translating into MYDNNERAFAVIKTTTFSLVAAAVSMALSVSANAEQASNKKDKVETIIVSGTPGGMGVSKIDASFAVTNIDAVQIDKLAPKSTADLLKAVPGIWVESSGGESGANVFVRGFPGGGDAPFLTVSLQGSPIYPPPTLSFLENTSIFRLDETIAMMEGLRGGPNPVVSNGQPGLTTNFQLKRGSSETEATFKYTTTDYGLNRIDGVLSGEIADELYYMVGGYVKRSSGIRDAGFSSERGHQFTINLTKEFDRGEFNIYTRQTDDTGAWYLPTPLNVAGVDAEFTQLGTNNRKAIIYAGNNPTAMAIDLGDGRGWKGHVSGGSLNVEFDNGWQLTDRFSLTQGDANTLGLVPAGAATLLSEVADNGESATGSVTGNSYDGNTMVQQYGRWVVLKEIEAFSNDLAFSKDFGDWSSAFGLYTATTSAEDWWSLGNTAYHVLEQGGEVLNGIACNADLAGCAFNYDINSSGDATTFALYTTQSYQATDKLKFDLGLRSEQHEVEYSVDEGLDGITTIAVDYDERKTSWTVGADYRLSNESGTFVRMNKGYKMPYFDDFRDNFGAYEGGESLIKEVTQAELGYKYMGNASDLFVTLFSNEVKGDTFVRRPGVPAEILTNEAMGLEVDYRYNHSSGLSVNLNATWQDTEITESPSNEGNKAQRQPDWMLRITPSYDFEIANMYATLYGTLSAVDDRFGNNENTVVLEGYEKVDVGLILEPSEGVKLQLAVDNLTDEQGITEGDPRNPDSPNGRYIMPRSVKFSVAYSF; encoded by the coding sequence ATGTATGACAACAACGAGAGGGCTTTTGCCGTGATAAAAACAACCACTTTTAGCTTGGTCGCTGCTGCTGTGAGCATGGCGCTCAGCGTTTCAGCTAATGCCGAGCAAGCGAGCAACAAAAAAGACAAAGTAGAGACCATTATCGTATCTGGTACACCTGGAGGTATGGGGGTATCAAAAATCGATGCCAGCTTTGCCGTGACTAATATCGATGCCGTGCAAATCGATAAGTTAGCTCCAAAGAGCACCGCCGACTTGCTAAAAGCCGTACCTGGTATCTGGGTTGAGAGCTCAGGTGGTGAGTCGGGTGCGAACGTGTTTGTACGGGGTTTCCCCGGTGGTGGCGATGCGCCATTTTTAACCGTCAGCTTGCAAGGCAGCCCTATTTATCCGCCCCCAACACTGTCATTTCTAGAAAACACTTCTATTTTTCGTCTCGATGAAACCATCGCCATGATGGAAGGCTTACGTGGCGGCCCTAACCCGGTTGTTTCTAATGGCCAGCCAGGGCTTACCACTAACTTCCAGCTTAAACGTGGCAGCTCTGAAACCGAGGCGACGTTCAAATACACCACCACAGATTATGGCCTCAACCGCATTGACGGTGTATTAAGTGGCGAAATAGCAGACGAGCTTTATTACATGGTGGGCGGCTATGTTAAGCGTTCATCGGGGATCCGCGATGCCGGTTTTAGCTCTGAACGTGGCCATCAGTTTACCATTAACTTAACTAAAGAGTTTGACCGTGGCGAGTTTAATATTTACACCCGTCAAACCGACGATACTGGCGCGTGGTACTTACCTACGCCACTGAATGTTGCCGGAGTGGATGCTGAGTTTACGCAACTGGGCACCAATAACCGTAAAGCCATTATTTATGCCGGCAATAACCCCACTGCAATGGCCATTGATCTCGGTGATGGCCGTGGCTGGAAGGGCCATGTTTCTGGCGGTAGTTTGAACGTCGAGTTTGATAATGGCTGGCAACTGACAGACCGTTTCAGTTTAACGCAAGGCGATGCTAACACCTTAGGTTTAGTGCCAGCGGGTGCAGCGACTCTATTAAGTGAAGTGGCAGACAATGGCGAGTCGGCAACCGGCAGCGTGACTGGTAACAGTTATGACGGCAATACCATGGTGCAGCAATATGGTCGTTGGGTGGTACTAAAAGAAATAGAGGCATTCAGCAATGATTTAGCCTTTAGTAAAGACTTTGGTGATTGGTCGAGTGCCTTTGGCCTCTACACTGCTACCACATCAGCAGAAGATTGGTGGAGTTTGGGTAATACCGCCTACCATGTGTTAGAGCAAGGCGGTGAAGTGCTTAATGGCATTGCTTGTAATGCCGACCTAGCCGGTTGTGCCTTTAACTACGACATTAATAGTTCAGGAGACGCCACCACTTTTGCTCTTTATACCACACAAAGCTACCAAGCAACTGACAAGCTCAAATTCGATTTAGGTTTACGCAGTGAGCAACATGAGGTGGAATACTCAGTTGACGAAGGACTCGATGGCATCACCACCATAGCAGTTGACTACGATGAGCGTAAAACATCCTGGACTGTGGGTGCGGATTATCGCCTAAGTAATGAGTCGGGCACTTTCGTGCGCATGAACAAAGGCTATAAAATGCCTTACTTCGATGACTTTAGAGATAACTTTGGCGCCTATGAAGGTGGTGAGTCACTGATAAAAGAAGTCACTCAGGCTGAGCTGGGTTACAAATACATGGGTAATGCCAGCGACTTGTTTGTCACCTTATTCAGCAACGAAGTGAAAGGTGACACCTTTGTTAGACGCCCAGGTGTGCCAGCAGAGATCTTAACCAATGAAGCAATGGGCTTAGAAGTAGATTACCGCTACAACCACAGCTCAGGGCTGTCGGTTAACTTAAACGCTACTTGGCAAGACACAGAGATCACTGAAAGCCCCAGCAACGAAGGCAACAAGGCACAGCGCCAGCCAGATTGGATGCTACGTATTACGCCAAGCTACGACTTTGAAATTGCCAATATGTACGCCACCCTCTATGGCACCCTCTCAGCAGTGGATGATCGCTTTGGTAATAATGAAAACACCGTTGTGCTAGAGGGCTACGAAAAGGTTGATGTCGGCCTTATTCTTGAGCCAAGTGAAGGCGTTAAGCTGCAGTTAGCCGTTGATAATCTCACAGATGAACAAGGGATCACCGAAGGCGACCCGCGTAATCCAGACTCACCAAATGGCCGCTATATTATGCCTCGAAGCGTGAAGTTTAGTGTTGCCTATAGTTTTTAA
- a CDS encoding trehalase family glycosidase yields MQYQSSFYSSKLFKAVQQAGIFADSKTFADAVANSPVDEIEAQFALQQPKGQDLLTFVQAHFSFQAATELQALPRLSNAKQYIAELWQRLSRQPSVTTKGSLLPLPHPYVVPGGRFNEIYYWDSYFTALGLMDVGREDLVAGMLNNFISLIASFGHVPNGNRDYYQSRSQPPVTALMVDLLWQQISEDDAWLETVTDALEKEYAFWMAVDDKGAEQVAQRRVVHMPCGGRLNRYWDPLQLPRPESFKEDLELAQSAPNPDILYQHIRAACESGWDFSSRWLADPQTLSSIRTTDIIPVDLNALMLLLEQQLEKCWSNLAKPHQAKHYGKLAEKRQALLQQYFWCEQGGWYYDLELSDYSRAKVCSLAATAVLFAKVPTPQQAQKMAANIERRFLKQGGLVTTLNHTEQQWDAPNGWAPLQWFAVAGLAHYGQTKLAEAIMRAWLYAVETGFEHHGCLLEKYNVEHPEQRASGGEYVVQQGFGWTNGVSSRFYHLLENGFDTLSG; encoded by the coding sequence ATGCAGTACCAATCGAGCTTTTATAGCAGCAAATTGTTTAAAGCGGTGCAACAAGCGGGCATTTTTGCCGATAGCAAAACCTTTGCAGACGCAGTCGCGAATAGTCCCGTTGATGAAATCGAAGCGCAATTTGCATTACAGCAACCTAAAGGACAGGATTTGCTTACGTTTGTGCAAGCACACTTTTCCTTTCAAGCGGCGACAGAGTTACAGGCGTTACCAAGATTGAGCAATGCAAAACAATACATCGCCGAGCTTTGGCAGCGCTTATCACGCCAGCCCAGTGTCACAACTAAAGGTTCGCTACTGCCATTACCACATCCATATGTAGTACCGGGTGGCCGCTTTAATGAAATTTACTATTGGGACAGCTATTTTACCGCGCTGGGCCTGATGGATGTTGGCCGCGAAGATTTAGTCGCCGGCATGCTCAATAACTTTATTAGCTTAATTGCGAGTTTTGGGCATGTGCCCAATGGTAATCGTGACTATTATCAGAGTCGTTCACAGCCGCCGGTCACCGCCTTGATGGTGGATTTGCTGTGGCAACAAATAAGTGAAGACGACGCTTGGTTAGAGACGGTTACGGATGCGTTAGAAAAAGAGTATGCTTTTTGGATGGCGGTTGATGACAAAGGAGCAGAGCAAGTAGCGCAGCGCCGAGTGGTTCACATGCCTTGTGGCGGGCGATTGAACCGTTATTGGGATCCGCTGCAGTTGCCAAGGCCGGAATCTTTTAAAGAAGACTTGGAGCTTGCGCAATCAGCGCCAAACCCTGACATCTTATATCAACACATTCGTGCTGCGTGTGAATCGGGGTGGGATTTTAGCAGCCGCTGGCTCGCCGATCCCCAAACCCTAAGTAGCATTCGCACCACGGACATTATTCCGGTTGATTTAAATGCCTTGATGTTATTGCTAGAACAACAACTTGAAAAGTGCTGGTCAAATCTGGCAAAGCCTCATCAAGCTAAGCACTATGGTAAACTGGCAGAAAAAAGACAGGCCTTGTTGCAACAGTATTTTTGGTGTGAACAGGGGGGCTGGTACTACGATCTTGAACTCAGTGATTATAGCCGTGCCAAGGTTTGCTCTTTGGCGGCAACAGCGGTGTTATTTGCCAAGGTACCGACCCCGCAGCAAGCACAAAAGATGGCTGCTAACATTGAGCGTCGGTTTCTTAAACAAGGCGGCTTAGTGACCACTTTAAACCACACCGAGCAACAATGGGATGCCCCTAATGGCTGGGCGCCACTGCAGTGGTTTGCCGTGGCAGGACTGGCACATTATGGCCAGACCAAGCTAGCAGAGGCCATTATGCGGGCTTGGCTGTACGCCGTTGAAACTGGCTTTGAGCACCATGGTTGCTTATTGGAGAAGTACAATGTTGAGCATCCAGAACAACGGGCAAGCGGTGGCGAGTATGTGGTACAACAAGGCTTTGGCTGGACTAATGGCGTAAGTAGTCGTTTTTACCACTTGCTAGAAAACGGTTTTGATACGCTTTCGGGCTAA
- a CDS encoding AraC family transcriptional regulator, producing the protein MQLAKKRAKVERLVENKVSFAATDAELSVYDTYEPSHGVKLAASEVLFCAMISGKKVMHVDDCNYHQAFLPQQSFVLAPQQAVYIDFPEASLQSPTSCLAIEISRDKIAQVSERMRRHDDDLIHYQDTLVHTEHNWQTQHCLSRLLHLFIENDPNRSYFIDLAMEELIARLLQQQSRDLLLTVAQQSPDKSGLHHALNYMESHLEEPLDVDKLCKLSCMSRSRFFAQFRHYFNTTPQQWLQARKLNHAKQKLKQGIQVTAVSFALGFKHPSQFSRAFKQAFNISPKAYQNRFLASGKNDYLRH; encoded by the coding sequence GTGCAATTAGCTAAAAAACGCGCCAAGGTAGAACGGTTAGTAGAAAATAAAGTCAGTTTTGCGGCAACCGATGCTGAACTCAGTGTTTACGATACCTATGAGCCAAGTCATGGGGTCAAACTGGCCGCCAGTGAAGTGTTATTCTGCGCCATGATAAGTGGCAAAAAGGTCATGCATGTCGATGATTGCAATTATCACCAAGCTTTTCTACCCCAGCAAAGCTTTGTACTCGCTCCGCAACAAGCTGTGTATATCGACTTTCCAGAGGCGTCTTTGCAATCCCCCACTAGCTGTCTTGCCATTGAAATCAGCCGCGATAAGATTGCGCAAGTGAGTGAGCGCATGAGGCGCCACGATGATGACTTAATCCATTATCAAGATACCTTAGTGCACACCGAGCACAATTGGCAAACACAGCACTGTTTAAGCCGTTTACTGCATCTATTTATTGAAAATGATCCAAATCGCAGCTACTTTATTGATCTCGCCATGGAAGAGTTGATCGCCCGATTACTGCAACAACAAAGTCGTGACTTACTATTGACTGTGGCACAGCAAAGCCCAGACAAATCCGGGCTGCATCACGCACTTAATTATATGGAAAGCCACCTAGAGGAACCGCTGGATGTTGATAAACTCTGTAAACTAAGCTGTATGAGCCGCAGTCGTTTCTTTGCTCAGTTTCGCCATTATTTCAATACCACGCCACAGCAATGGCTACAAGCAAGAAAATTAAACCATGCCAAACAAAAACTAAAGCAAGGCATACAAGTCACTGCGGTGAGTTTTGCACTGGGGTTTAAGCACCCCAGTCAATTTAGCCGGGCATTTAAACAAGCGTTTAATATTAGCCCGAAAGCGTATCAAAACCGTTTTCTAGCAAGTGGTAAAAACGACTACTTACGCCATTAG
- a CDS encoding DUF3108 domain-containing protein produces MSAVLVGISALLSCSAIATPLSEYYAEYQVSRKGEVHGEATRQLSKVAENTYTVRYKSDIEWMIFSDVRTEESLFEVHNDQVQPLHYSMKREGTGPDRDYRVKFNREDKTIHSNQQKYPLDVKWLAQQQDHLSYQVQLRHDLMAGKRKFSYPIIDKKGNQRSYDFAVVGEEMITLPFGNINTIKVKRLYDDSDRQAIAWFAPEYNHMLVKMFKGKDGMEQFQIELKHYQPDSKTTAK; encoded by the coding sequence ATGAGCGCTGTGCTAGTTGGTATTAGCGCTCTCCTTTCCTGCTCAGCAATCGCGACTCCTTTAAGCGAGTATTACGCTGAATATCAAGTCTCACGTAAAGGCGAAGTCCATGGCGAAGCCACTCGACAGCTGAGTAAAGTCGCTGAAAACACTTACACCGTTCGCTATAAAAGTGACATTGAGTGGATGATTTTCTCCGACGTTCGCACCGAAGAGTCACTTTTTGAAGTGCACAATGACCAAGTACAACCGCTCCACTACAGTATGAAACGTGAGGGCACAGGTCCAGACAGGGATTATCGCGTTAAGTTTAATCGCGAAGATAAAACCATACATTCCAACCAACAAAAGTACCCTTTAGATGTAAAGTGGTTAGCTCAGCAACAAGATCATTTAAGCTATCAGGTGCAGTTAAGACATGACTTAATGGCTGGCAAGCGGAAGTTTAGCTACCCCATTATTGATAAAAAAGGCAACCAACGCAGTTATGACTTTGCCGTGGTTGGTGAAGAGATGATCACGCTGCCTTTTGGCAATATCAACACCATCAAAGTAAAACGTCTTTACGATGATAGTGACCGCCAAGCCATTGCTTGGTTTGCTCCTGAATATAACCACATGCTGGTAAAAATGTTTAAGGGCAAAGATGGTATGGAACAGTTTCAAATAGAATTAAAACACTATCAACCAGATAGCAAAACCACAGCTAAGTAA
- a CDS encoding LacI family DNA-binding transcriptional regulator, with amino-acid sequence MATKKLNLSDLAQLAGVSASTASRALNDNPLIKKETRERIQALAKQHHFSVNAAASRLRMQKTKVIAVIINLEAETQQSVDDPFLLKVVSDINRAVNRNGYELLLSNSFMAGEDWHGYFISGRRADGVIVIGQGKEQARIEQAAKAGTPIVVWGDPKTSANYPIVGSDNFVGGLTATEHLLAQGARNLLFMGDPGHAELGERYRGFCQAVAHATDAVSANMVKIDITSDAAYSKINQLLREQGLVFDGIFACSDMVALGALKALKERYVSVPNDVRIVGFDDIAMAQISFPALTTVKQDTAAAAELLVAKLLQQLAGKHCDSQEVASTLIVRQSS; translated from the coding sequence ATGGCAACAAAAAAACTTAACCTATCCGATTTGGCTCAGCTTGCTGGGGTGTCCGCTTCTACCGCATCACGTGCACTTAACGACAACCCTCTGATTAAAAAAGAAACCCGCGAGCGCATTCAAGCGCTAGCCAAACAGCACCACTTTAGCGTTAACGCAGCAGCAAGCCGGTTGCGAATGCAAAAAACCAAAGTCATTGCGGTGATAATTAATCTTGAAGCGGAAACCCAGCAATCGGTTGATGATCCGTTTTTGCTCAAGGTAGTGAGTGATATTAATCGCGCAGTGAACCGCAATGGCTATGAGTTATTGTTATCGAATTCGTTTATGGCCGGTGAAGATTGGCACGGCTACTTTATTTCTGGACGCCGAGCCGATGGCGTGATTGTTATAGGCCAAGGTAAAGAGCAAGCCAGAATCGAGCAAGCCGCAAAAGCCGGAACACCGATAGTGGTGTGGGGCGACCCTAAAACCTCAGCCAACTACCCCATAGTAGGCAGTGACAACTTTGTTGGTGGCTTAACGGCGACCGAGCACTTATTGGCACAAGGCGCGCGAAACCTGTTATTTATGGGCGACCCGGGTCACGCTGAGCTTGGTGAGCGTTACCGAGGCTTTTGTCAGGCCGTAGCTCATGCGACGGATGCGGTAAGTGCCAATATGGTGAAAATTGATATCACTTCAGACGCCGCTTATAGCAAAATCAATCAATTATTACGTGAACAAGGGTTGGTGTTTGATGGCATTTTTGCCTGCAGTGATATGGTGGCGTTAGGGGCATTAAAAGCGCTTAAAGAGCGCTATGTTAGTGTCCCCAACGACGTTCGTATTGTCGGTTTTGATGATATTGCTATGGCACAAATAAGCTTTCCTGCTTTGACAACGGTTAAGCAAGACACCGCTGCTGCGGCTGAGCTGTTAGTGGCTAAGTTACTACAACAATTGGCTGGTAAACACTGTGATTCGCAAGAGGTCGCTTCAACACTGATTGTCAGGCAGTCAAGCTAG
- the purN gene encoding phosphoribosylglycinamide formyltransferase, with protein MAPTRLVVLISGSGSNLQAIMDACQSGYINAEVAAVISNKADAYGLTRAKHAGIATQVLDHKQFASREEYDVALGQLISDFTPDLVVLAGFMRILTPSLVQKFKGKMLNIHPSLLPKYQGLNTHQRAIDANDAEHGVSVHFVTEELDGGPVVCQARVPILPDDTAESLAKRVHMQEHKLYPLVVKWFSEQRLKMEADYAVFDNKTLPLEGAPYPEL; from the coding sequence ATGGCACCAACTCGCCTAGTGGTACTGATCTCTGGCAGCGGCTCTAACCTGCAAGCAATTATGGACGCTTGCCAGTCGGGTTACATCAATGCCGAAGTGGCTGCGGTGATCAGTAATAAAGCGGATGCCTATGGCTTAACTCGAGCAAAACATGCGGGGATAGCAACCCAAGTGCTCGACCATAAGCAGTTTGCAAGTCGAGAAGAGTACGATGTTGCGCTTGGTCAACTGATCTCAGACTTTACGCCGGATTTAGTTGTATTAGCTGGATTTATGCGTATTCTAACTCCTAGCTTAGTGCAAAAATTTAAGGGAAAAATGTTGAACATTCACCCTTCTTTGTTGCCTAAGTATCAAGGGCTGAACACCCACCAAAGAGCCATCGATGCCAACGATGCCGAACATGGTGTTAGCGTTCACTTTGTTACAGAGGAGTTAGATGGCGGTCCTGTGGTATGCCAAGCCAGAGTACCAATCCTCCCTGACGATACGGCAGAGTCGCTAGCAAAACGTGTGCATATGCAAGAACACAAACTCTATCCTTTGGTGGTCAAATGGTTCAGTGAACAAAGACTAAAAATGGAAGCAGATTATGCTGTTTTTGATAACAAAACCTTACCACTTGAAGGCGCGCCGTACCCAGAACTATAA